ACCGATACCTATACCGCGCAGGCCACCGGCGATATTTATGCTGCGCTGCGCCGGCACAACCCGGCACCGTACGCGGCGCATCTGGTCTTCGACGGCGTGGAAATCTGCAGCGCCTCGCCCGAGCGCTTCCTTAGCGTGCGCGATAACCGCGTCGAGGCCAAGCCCATCAAGGGCACCATTCCAGCCCACCAGGACCCCGCGCTGCTTCGCGATGACCCCAAAACCCGCGCCGAGAACCTCATGATCGTGGACCTTTTGCGCAACGATTTATCCCGCGTGTGCGAACCCGGCACCGTGCGCGTTCCGGGGTTGATGAACGTGGAAAGCTACGCCACCGTGCACCAGCTCGTCTCCACGATCACCGGCCAATTGCGCCCCGGCGCCACCGCGCTCGACGCCATCCGCGCCGCCTTCCCGCCCGGTTCTATGACCGGCGCGCCGAAGCTGCGCACCTGCGAGATTATCGATGCCCTCGAGGCAGGACCCCGCGGCGTCTATTCCGGCATCGTGGGCTACCTCGGGTATTCCGGCGAGGCTGATTTCAGCGTGGTCATCCGCACCGCGGTGCGCGCGGGTTCCGAGGTCACCGTCGGCGCCGGCGGGGCCATCGTCCTCGATTCCGATCCCGCAGCCGAGCTGGCCGAAAGAAACCTCAAGGCCCAATCGGTCCTCGGGGCGTGGTCATGAGTTCCTATATCTGGCGCGACGGCGCCTTCATCCCCTGCACCCCACCGGCTGACCCCTGCACCGTGGCCGATTCTTGGCGGCATTCGCAAGGCCGCACGCACGGTCTCCACCTGCACTTGGAGCGCTTCGAATCCGCCGCCGGGACCTTGCCCGTAAGCTTCGTCCCCGCCATGCTGGAGCTCCTTTCAGATGGCGAGCTTTTCCCCCGCATCGCCCTCATGGCCGGCGAGCTTTACCTCGATATCCGGCCTGCCCCGGCTCCGCGCGCCCACACGCGCCTTACTTATACACAGGCCCCCGATCCCCGCGTGCAGCCTCTAGTTAAAGGCCCGGACTTGCCCGCCCTGGCTGCTTACCGCAGCCAGTATCAGGTAAGCGGCACCGATGACACCGCGATTGTCGATGCCCACGGTGCCATCGCAGAAACCACCACCGGCGCGCTCATCGCCTGGGACGGCGACACGCTCCTGCTTCCTACCGGCGTGCGCCTGCCCAGCGTGACCCTGCGCCAAGTCCTGCACCGCTGCAATGACTTGGGACTTTCCACCGCGCAGCACCCATTGACCCCGGCACTCGCTGCGGAATGTCCCCTGTGGTTTATCAACTCACTGCATGGAATTAGCCCCGTCAGCTCCATACACACACCACACGACACCATCACTCCACCGCCGCACCCGGAGGCCGCAATCTGGCAAAACTGGTGGTGGCAGGGTTTTAGCCCCGCGGGTGCAGGCGAACACTACACATAACACTCAACACAACACTGCACATGTTGAGTGTTGTGTTGAGTGTTCGTGTTGAGTGTTGGGTGTTCAGGCGCCCACCTACCTCACCAAGCGATACCTCTGTTTAGGGCTGCGCAAAGGCTCCGTACGCTCGATCCTTCCACTATCTACCAATTGGTTCAGGATTCTGCGCACCCCACCAACAGAAATCCCGGCGGCCGCCGCCAACTCACGGCTATTCGCAGACTGATGCTGAGCCAAATACTCCAGAATCCGTTCACTAGAACCGCCGTGTATAGACGCACTCCGCTCTGGCAAAGTCATTTCACGCCGTTCAAAAGTTAGCTTAAACGTGGTCAACGAATCCGTCGGCTTCGGCGGAGGAAGAAGTGTCTTTTGCAGCTGGTCAAGAATCTCAATGTAGCCAGTTCCACGATTTTCCGCCACGTACCCAGACCCGCCGGAGATAGCCGTTACCTCCAATAGCTGAGACAGGTGCTGATTCCTCGCACTTGTCATGCCCGGATCCCCAAGGTTATTGACGTTCACCATCCCAAAAAGGCCACCCGGATTAATGATTTCTAGGCGGTCAGCGTACATATCAACCTGAACCTGTGTCCCTCTAGCCTGGGGAGAATAGTCCCTGTGCATG
This is a stretch of genomic DNA from Corynebacterium accolens. It encodes these proteins:
- a CDS encoding aminotransferase class IV, with amino-acid sequence MSSYIWRDGAFIPCTPPADPCTVADSWRHSQGRTHGLHLHLERFESAAGTLPVSFVPAMLELLSDGELFPRIALMAGELYLDIRPAPAPRAHTRLTYTQAPDPRVQPLVKGPDLPALAAYRSQYQVSGTDDTAIVDAHGAIAETTTGALIAWDGDTLLLPTGVRLPSVTLRQVLHRCNDLGLSTAQHPLTPALAAECPLWFINSLHGISPVSSIHTPHDTITPPPHPEAAIWQNWWWQGFSPAGAGEHYT